One window of Halopseudomonas maritima genomic DNA carries:
- a CDS encoding glutamine synthetase family protein, whose protein sequence is MNAPASLDSLAERLAGVGDVECVTPDLNGIPRGKVMTADGFLDDRRLQLARGVLLQCVMGGYPDARYYGSDDGDLVLRPVLEQVHRLPWTARPRALAICEAVELDGQLSGLSTRALLSRIVERYAERGWAPVVATELEFFLFEPNRDDTQPFQPPVGLDGRREAGYGAFSVSTSSGLRPFFDELTDTMAALGIPRDTFMHEMGVSQYEINFVHGDPLLIADQTFLFKHALHEVALKHGLIAVCMAKPLARVPGCSMHIHQSVVEQGNGNNIFTETASGEATATFEHFIGGLQHCMGELTLLMAPYVNSYQRFCHAYASPNNLCWSHDNRSAGLRIPASGPEARRVENRLPGADANPYLSVAASLAAGLYGIDNQCQPSAPAQGEFEAPDELTLPGTLHDAIQRLDRSTLARELFGAEFVDGYLASKRMELQSYMDEITPWERRFLGSQV, encoded by the coding sequence ATGAACGCCCCCGCATCCCTTGATTCTCTTGCCGAACGCCTGGCTGGCGTTGGCGACGTCGAGTGTGTCACCCCCGACCTGAACGGCATTCCCCGTGGCAAGGTGATGACCGCAGACGGTTTTCTGGATGACCGCCGCTTGCAGCTGGCGCGCGGCGTGCTGCTGCAGTGCGTGATGGGCGGCTACCCGGACGCGCGGTACTACGGCAGTGACGATGGTGATCTGGTGCTGCGCCCGGTGCTGGAGCAGGTCCATCGCTTGCCCTGGACGGCACGCCCGCGTGCACTGGCGATCTGCGAGGCGGTGGAGTTGGACGGCCAGCTGTCCGGGCTGTCGACGCGGGCGCTGCTAAGTCGCATTGTCGAGCGTTATGCCGAACGCGGCTGGGCGCCGGTGGTGGCGACCGAGCTGGAGTTCTTCCTGTTCGAGCCGAACCGTGACGACACCCAGCCGTTTCAGCCGCCGGTGGGTTTAGACGGCCGCCGGGAAGCCGGCTACGGCGCCTTCAGTGTCAGCACCAGCAGCGGGCTGCGGCCGTTCTTTGATGAGCTGACCGACACCATGGCGGCGCTGGGTATTCCGCGTGACACCTTCATGCACGAGATGGGTGTCAGTCAGTACGAGATCAACTTTGTGCACGGTGATCCGCTGCTGATTGCCGACCAGACTTTCCTGTTCAAGCACGCGCTGCACGAGGTCGCCCTCAAGCACGGCCTGATCGCCGTGTGCATGGCCAAACCGCTGGCGCGGGTGCCGGGCTGCTCGATGCACATCCACCAGAGCGTGGTGGAGCAGGGCAACGGCAACAATATCTTTACCGAAACGGCGAGCGGCGAGGCGACAGCGACGTTTGAGCACTTTATCGGCGGCCTGCAGCACTGCATGGGCGAGCTGACGTTGCTGATGGCTCCTTACGTCAATTCCTACCAGCGCTTCTGCCATGCCTACGCCTCGCCCAACAACCTGTGCTGGTCGCACGACAACCGTTCGGCTGGCCTGCGCATTCCGGCCAGCGGCCCGGAAGCGCGCCGGGTTGAAAATCGCCTGCCCGGCGCCGACGCCAACCCCTATCTCAGCGTGGCTGCGTCACTGGCTGCGGGGTTGTACGGTATCGACAACCAGTGCCAGCCGTCGGCACCGGCGCAGGGCGAGTTTGAAGCACCCGATGAGCTGACCTTGCCTGGTACCTTGCACGACGCCATTCAGCGCCTGGATCGCAGCACCCTGGCGCGCGAGCTGTTCGGCGCCGAGTTTGTCGACGGCTACCTTGCCAGCAAGCGGATGGAGCTGCAGAGCTATATGGATGAAATTACGCCGTGGGAGAGGCGCTTCCTCGGCAGCCAGGTTTAG
- a CDS encoding alkyl/aryl-sulfatase produces the protein MRSRHLITGALATAISLAANAAQTPNPATATTASANKAVLEQLPFADQQAFDDARRGFIAQLPDGKVTNPDGSVSWDMSQYAFLDQDTAPETVNPSLWRQAQLNAIHGLFEVTEGMYQIRGMDLANMTIIEGDTGLLIIDPLMSPSTAKAGLELYYQNRPRKPVVAVLYTHNHVDHWGGVKGVASNEDVAAGKTRIYAPAGFMEHAVSENVIAGAAMSRRAVYQFGAMLPPGERGHVDTGLGKALSMGERSLIAPTDTVPDDGELTIDGIRVQFQMAHGTEAESEMMMYFPDFKVLNTAEITSQHMHNVYTIRGAAVRDASAWARYIDLVLARFGDEADILVAQHHWPVWNQDDIKRFLSVQRDMYKYLHDQSVRMINKGYLPGDIAEQIALPQSLDQQWYARGYYGTLRHNAKAIYQRYMGWYDANPANLNPLPPVQNAAKTIEYMGGADKVIEQARKDYENGEYRWVASVMNQVVYADASNQAARELGADALEQLGYQAEAGTWRGAYLMGAQELRNGTLPPTVGSLSPDVLQALDTGMFFDLMAVRLDAAKAEGKHLVINWQLTDTEENYRLNLEHATLTYRADVQDDNAQATVSMTRSTLDQILLKQTTFPDAVKAGQIKISGEPNAFFGLLQMVEVPSGDFPIVTPVSN, from the coding sequence ATGCGCTCACGTCATCTAATTACCGGCGCGCTGGCCACCGCCATCAGTCTGGCCGCCAACGCAGCTCAAACCCCCAACCCGGCAACTGCCACCACCGCGAGCGCCAACAAGGCGGTGCTGGAGCAGCTACCCTTTGCCGACCAGCAAGCCTTTGACGATGCACGTCGCGGCTTCATCGCCCAACTGCCCGACGGCAAGGTCACCAACCCCGATGGCTCTGTTTCCTGGGACATGAGCCAGTACGCTTTCCTCGATCAGGACACAGCCCCCGAGACCGTCAACCCCAGCCTATGGCGCCAGGCTCAGCTTAATGCGATTCACGGCCTGTTTGAGGTTACCGAAGGCATGTACCAGATTCGCGGTATGGATCTGGCCAACATGACCATCATCGAGGGTGACACCGGTCTGCTGATTATCGACCCTCTGATGTCGCCCTCAACCGCCAAGGCGGGCCTGGAGCTTTACTACCAGAACCGCCCGCGCAAGCCAGTGGTTGCCGTGCTCTACACCCACAACCACGTCGACCACTGGGGCGGCGTCAAGGGTGTCGCCAGCAACGAAGACGTCGCCGCCGGCAAAACACGCATTTACGCACCGGCCGGCTTCATGGAGCACGCGGTCTCCGAGAACGTCATCGCCGGCGCGGCCATGAGTCGCCGCGCCGTTTACCAGTTTGGCGCCATGCTGCCGCCGGGCGAACGCGGTCACGTCGATACAGGTCTCGGTAAGGCGCTGTCGATGGGTGAGCGTTCGCTGATCGCCCCGACCGACACCGTGCCAGACGATGGCGAGCTGACCATCGACGGTATCCGTGTGCAGTTCCAGATGGCCCACGGCACCGAAGCCGAATCGGAAATGATGATGTATTTCCCCGACTTCAAAGTGTTGAACACGGCGGAAATCACCAGCCAGCACATGCACAACGTCTACACCATCCGCGGCGCCGCCGTACGTGATGCCAGTGCCTGGGCGCGCTACATCGATCTGGTGCTGGCGCGCTTCGGTGACGAAGCCGACATTCTGGTGGCCCAGCATCATTGGCCGGTCTGGAACCAGGACGATATCAAGCGCTTCCTGTCGGTACAGCGTGACATGTACAAATACCTGCACGACCAGTCGGTGCGCATGATCAACAAAGGCTACCTGCCGGGCGATATCGCCGAACAGATTGCCCTGCCGCAAAGTCTGGATCAGCAATGGTATGCGCGTGGCTACTACGGCACCCTGCGCCATAACGCCAAGGCCATCTACCAGCGCTACATGGGCTGGTACGATGCCAACCCGGCCAACCTAAACCCGCTGCCGCCAGTGCAGAATGCCGCCAAAACCATCGAGTACATGGGCGGCGCCGACAAGGTGATTGAACAGGCCCGCAAGGATTACGAGAACGGTGAGTACCGCTGGGTGGCCAGCGTGATGAATCAGGTGGTGTACGCCGATGCCAGCAATCAGGCCGCCCGCGAGCTGGGCGCCGATGCCCTGGAGCAGCTTGGTTACCAGGCAGAAGCAGGCACCTGGCGCGGCGCCTATCTGATGGGTGCTCAGGAACTGCGCAACGGCACCCTGCCTCCTACCGTCGGCTCACTGTCTCCTGACGTTCTGCAGGCGCTCGACACCGGCATGTTCTTCGACCTCATGGCCGTTCGCCTCGACGCCGCCAAGGCCGAAGGCAAGCACCTTGTGATCAACTGGCAGCTGACCGACACCGAGGAGAACTACCGCCTCAACCTGGAACACGCCACGCTGACCTACCGCGCCGACGTGCAGGATGACAACGCGCAGGCCACCGTCAGCATGACGCGCAGCACCCTGGACCAGATCCTGTTGAAACAAACCACCTTCCCCGACGCGGTGAAGGCGGGACAGATCAAGATCAGCGGCGAACCAAACGCCTTCTTCGGCTTGCTGCAAATGGTGGAAGTGCCCTCTGGCGACTTCCCGATCGTGACTCCGGTCAGTAACTGA
- the recC gene encoding exodeoxyribonuclease V subunit gamma has translation MQDANSLAPGLMIIHGNRLETLRELAVDWMRAHPLAPLENEVILVQSNGIAQWLQMALAADPAQGGCGIAAALDVQLPARFLWDSYRGVLGRDSVPEQSPLDKLPLTWRLMRLLPALQDQPDFAPLKRFLADDHDCRKRYQLAVRLADLFDQYQVYRADWLNDWAAGRDHIGLARTGPRPLDDEERWQPALWRAVLADVGAERLSDSRAGIHPRFVQHLLDCDSRPASLPRRVIVFGISSLPAQTLEALAVIGRFSQVLLCVLNPCEYHWGDIVADQDLLRHEYRRQQRRPGSPMQLDESTLHQHAHPLLAAWGKQGRDYINLLDQHDELATYEARFADIAGGRVDLFEAPSGDTLLQQLQQDILQLRPLVESRALWPAVDTSQDQSIRFHLAHSPQREVEVLHDQLLAAFAADPDLKPRDIIVMVPDVNLYAPHIQAVFGQHSGDDPRAIPFTLADQGQRGQEPLLIALEHLLRLPDSRLPVNEVLDLLDVPALRSRFGLSEADLPTLQRWIEGAGIRWGLDQQRRAELGLPAGLEANSWRFGLRRMLLGYASGGADAWQQIEPYDEIGGLDAALIGPLNGLLDALDRHETQLADAALPTIWGERLRQLLDDFFVADSDRDQLLLAQLHEGLADWLELCDSVALDVALPLNVVAEAWLDGVGQSQLSQRFLAGAVNVCTLMPMRAIPFKRICLLGMNDGDYPRAQPPLDFDLMGKDYRPGDRSRREDDRYLLLEALLSARDALHISWVGRSIRDNSERPPSVLIGQLRDHLAAGWHTADGADLLHALTVEHPLQPFSRAYFSADSALFSYASEWRQLHDSHAGDDADQPLAPVTLEAPIELLALQRFLRNPVEHFFAARLKVWLQEQQSNTEDDEPFALDGLQQHQLSQWLLEQVQQADLQDDWQALLLEQASRLQQRGSLPLAGFGALTLAQLVEPLGGQLERFREQLLLWDQPLEYPLPLQASASTAEAKIEVVSWLAGVRRCAQLDGLMRVQLVTGKLLGKKGVPRWRKLLSELCQHVLAAASGHRLTTGLISADASIQLLPLEQERAGRIVNDWLLGYLQGLKRPLPVAVETAFAWLTEGKEEKRLGAAKLCFEGNDFSSGEVDGSPALQRSYPDFASLQASDEFIGWAQSLYQPLAQAIEDQWLMITVAGEGEA, from the coding sequence ATGCAGGACGCCAACAGCCTCGCCCCCGGTTTGATGATCATCCACGGCAACCGCCTGGAGACGTTGCGCGAGCTGGCGGTGGACTGGATGCGGGCGCACCCGCTGGCGCCGCTGGAAAACGAAGTCATCCTGGTGCAGAGCAACGGCATCGCCCAATGGCTGCAGATGGCGCTGGCCGCCGACCCTGCGCAGGGCGGCTGCGGCATTGCGGCGGCGCTGGATGTGCAGTTGCCGGCGCGCTTTCTCTGGGACAGCTACCGCGGCGTACTGGGCCGCGACAGCGTGCCCGAGCAATCCCCGCTCGACAAACTACCGCTGACCTGGCGGCTGATGCGCTTGCTGCCCGCGCTGCAAGACCAGCCTGATTTTGCCCCGCTCAAACGCTTTCTCGCCGATGACCACGACTGCCGCAAGCGCTACCAGCTGGCGGTGCGGCTGGCCGACCTGTTCGACCAGTATCAGGTCTACCGCGCCGACTGGCTGAACGACTGGGCCGCCGGGCGCGACCATATCGGGCTGGCGCGCACCGGTCCGCGACCGCTGGATGACGAGGAACGCTGGCAGCCGGCGCTCTGGCGCGCGGTGCTGGCGGACGTGGGGGCTGAGCGCCTGAGTGACAGCCGGGCGGGCATCCATCCGCGTTTTGTCCAGCACCTGCTCGACTGTGACAGCCGACCGGCCAGCCTGCCGCGACGGGTGATCGTATTTGGTATTTCATCGCTACCCGCGCAGACGCTCGAGGCGTTGGCGGTGATCGGGCGTTTTTCTCAGGTACTGCTTTGCGTGCTCAACCCCTGCGAGTACCACTGGGGCGATATCGTTGCCGATCAGGACCTGCTGCGCCACGAATACCGCCGTCAGCAACGGCGGCCGGGCAGCCCGATGCAGTTGGACGAGAGCACTCTGCATCAGCACGCTCATCCGCTGCTGGCCGCCTGGGGCAAGCAGGGCCGCGACTACATCAACCTGCTCGATCAGCACGATGAGCTCGCCACTTACGAGGCGCGTTTTGCCGACATAGCCGGTGGCCGGGTTGACCTGTTTGAAGCGCCTTCTGGCGATACGCTGCTGCAGCAACTGCAGCAGGACATTCTGCAGCTGCGACCGCTGGTCGAGTCTCGCGCATTGTGGCCAGCGGTTGATACCTCGCAAGATCAATCCATTCGTTTTCATCTGGCGCACAGCCCCCAGCGCGAAGTGGAAGTACTGCATGATCAACTGCTCGCCGCCTTTGCTGCTGACCCGGATCTCAAGCCGCGCGACATCATCGTCATGGTGCCGGACGTCAATCTGTATGCGCCGCACATTCAGGCAGTGTTCGGCCAGCACAGCGGTGACGACCCGCGGGCGATTCCCTTTACCCTGGCCGATCAGGGCCAGCGCGGTCAGGAACCGCTGCTGATTGCACTGGAGCATTTGCTGCGTTTGCCCGACAGCCGACTGCCGGTCAACGAAGTGCTCGATCTGCTCGACGTGCCAGCGCTGCGCAGTCGTTTTGGTCTGAGCGAGGCTGACCTGCCGACCCTACAACGCTGGATCGAGGGCGCAGGCATCCGCTGGGGGCTGGACCAGCAACGCCGCGCTGAGTTGGGCTTGCCTGCGGGCCTGGAAGCCAACAGCTGGCGTTTTGGCCTGCGCCGGATGCTGCTGGGTTACGCCAGCGGCGGTGCCGATGCCTGGCAGCAAATCGAACCCTATGACGAAATCGGCGGGCTGGATGCCGCGCTGATCGGTCCGCTTAACGGCCTGCTGGATGCACTCGACCGCCACGAAACCCAGCTGGCCGATGCGGCCCTGCCGACGATCTGGGGCGAACGCCTGCGACAGTTGCTGGACGACTTTTTTGTCGCCGACAGCGACCGTGATCAGTTGCTGCTGGCGCAACTGCACGAAGGGCTGGCCGACTGGTTGGAGCTGTGCGACAGCGTTGCGCTGGATGTCGCGCTGCCGCTTAATGTGGTGGCCGAGGCCTGGCTTGACGGAGTGGGCCAGAGCCAGCTCAGCCAGCGTTTTCTCGCCGGTGCGGTCAACGTCTGCACGCTGATGCCGATGCGCGCCATTCCGTTCAAACGTATCTGCCTCTTGGGCATGAACGACGGCGACTATCCGCGCGCGCAGCCGCCGCTGGATTTCGACCTGATGGGCAAGGACTACCGCCCCGGCGATCGCTCGCGGCGCGAAGACGACCGTTACCTGCTGTTGGAAGCACTGCTCTCGGCCCGCGATGCGCTGCATATCAGTTGGGTGGGTCGCAGCATTCGCGACAACAGCGAACGGCCGCCGTCGGTGCTGATCGGCCAACTGCGCGACCATTTGGCCGCTGGTTGGCACACGGCGGATGGCGCTGACCTGTTGCACGCGCTGACCGTTGAGCATCCGCTGCAACCCTTCAGTCGCGCCTATTTCAGCGCCGATTCCGCGCTGTTCAGTTACGCCAGCGAGTGGCGTCAGCTGCACGACTCCCATGCTGGCGATGATGCAGACCAGCCGCTGGCGCCGGTCACGCTGGAGGCGCCCATTGAGCTGCTGGCGCTGCAACGCTTCTTGCGTAATCCGGTCGAGCACTTCTTTGCCGCCCGGCTGAAAGTCTGGTTGCAGGAACAGCAAAGCAACACCGAAGACGATGAGCCCTTTGCGCTCGACGGCCTGCAACAACATCAGCTCAGCCAGTGGCTGCTGGAGCAGGTGCAGCAGGCTGACCTGCAGGATGACTGGCAAGCGTTGCTGTTGGAGCAGGCGAGCCGTCTGCAGCAGCGCGGCAGCCTGCCGCTGGCCGGTTTTGGTGCGTTGACGCTGGCCCAGTTGGTCGAGCCGCTAGGCGGTCAGCTGGAGCGCTTCCGTGAGCAGCTGCTGTTGTGGGATCAGCCGCTGGAGTATCCACTGCCGTTGCAGGCGTCGGCTAGTACGGCGGAAGCGAAGATTGAGGTGGTCAGCTGGCTCGCTGGCGTGCGCCGCTGCGCCCAGCTGGATGGGCTGATGCGGGTGCAGTTGGTGACCGGCAAGCTGCTCGGAAAAAAAGGCGTGCCGCGTTGGCGCAAGCTGCTGAGTGAGCTGTGTCAGCATGTGCTGGCGGCGGCCTCGGGGCATCGCCTCACCACCGGCCTGATCAGCGCCGATGCCAGCATTCAACTGCTACCGCTGGAGCAAGAACGTGCCGGGCGCATCGTGAATGACTGGCTGCTTGGCTACCTCCAAGGCCTGAAGCGACCGCTGCCGGTGGCGGTGGAAACCGCCTTTGCCTGGCTGACCGAAGGCAAGGAGGAGAAGCGCCTCGGTGCTGCCAAACTCTGTTTTGAGGGCAACGACTTTAGCAGTGGCGAGGTGGACGGCAGCCCGGCCCTGCAGCGCAGCTATCCCGACTTTGCCAGCCTGCAGGCGAGCGACGAGTTTATCGGCTGGGCGCAGTCACTCTATCAACCGCTGGCGCAGGCAATTGAGGATCAATGGCTGATGATTACCGTGGCCGGGGAGGGCGAGGCATGA
- a CDS encoding saccharopine dehydrogenase family protein has protein sequence MKKNVLIIGAGGVAQVVAHKCAQHNDVLGNIHIASRTAEKCQAIVDSVKEKGSLKVAGELQAHALNALDIEATKALIDKTQSQLVINVGSAFINMSVLQACIETGAAYLDTAIHEEPDKICETPPWYANYEWKRKELCAEKGITAVLGVGFDPGVVNAYAAVAVNEYFDSVEDIDIIDINAGSHGKYFATNFDPEINFREFTGQVWSWQNSQWTSNKMFEVKRTDDLPVVGSQTSYMTGHDEVHSLSQNLGVPNVRFWMGFGEHYINVFTVLKNLGLLSEQPVTTAEGLEVIPLKVVKAVLPDPSSLAPDYSGKTCIGDVVKGKKDGKDKEVFIYNVADHAEAYAEVGSQGISYTAGVPPVAAAILIAQGAWDAGKMVNVEELDPKPFINLLNEMGLPTRIKDEQGDRALSF, from the coding sequence ATGAAGAAAAACGTTCTGATTATTGGTGCCGGTGGTGTGGCCCAGGTGGTCGCACACAAATGCGCCCAGCACAATGACGTGCTGGGTAACATCCATATCGCGTCGCGTACCGCCGAGAAGTGTCAGGCGATTGTGGACAGCGTAAAGGAAAAGGGCAGCCTCAAGGTTGCCGGTGAATTGCAAGCCCACGCCCTGAATGCTCTCGATATCGAGGCCACCAAGGCGTTGATTGACAAGACACAGTCGCAACTGGTGATCAATGTCGGATCGGCTTTCATCAATATGTCGGTACTGCAGGCCTGCATCGAAACCGGTGCGGCTTACCTGGATACCGCCATTCACGAAGAGCCGGACAAGATCTGTGAAACGCCGCCGTGGTATGCCAACTACGAGTGGAAGCGCAAGGAGCTGTGCGCTGAGAAGGGCATTACCGCCGTGCTTGGCGTGGGGTTTGATCCGGGCGTGGTCAATGCCTACGCTGCGGTGGCTGTGAACGAGTACTTCGATAGCGTCGAGGACATCGACATCATCGATATCAACGCCGGCAGCCACGGCAAGTACTTTGCAACCAACTTTGATCCGGAAATCAACTTCCGTGAGTTCACCGGACAGGTGTGGTCCTGGCAGAACAGCCAGTGGACCAGCAACAAGATGTTCGAGGTCAAGCGCACCGACGATCTGCCGGTTGTCGGCTCACAGACCAGCTACATGACCGGTCACGATGAAGTGCACTCGCTGTCGCAGAACCTGGGCGTGCCGAACGTGCGTTTCTGGATGGGCTTTGGTGAGCACTACATCAACGTGTTCACCGTGCTGAAAAACCTCGGCCTGCTGTCCGAGCAGCCGGTGACCACCGCCGAAGGTCTGGAAGTGATTCCGCTGAAAGTGGTCAAGGCGGTACTGCCCGACCCGTCGTCGCTGGCTCCCGACTACAGCGGTAAGACCTGCATCGGTGATGTGGTCAAGGGCAAGAAGGACGGCAAGGATAAGGAAGTGTTCATCTACAACGTAGCGGACCACGCCGAAGCCTACGCCGAAGTCGGTAGCCAGGGCATCTCCTACACCGCAGGCGTGCCGCCGGTTGCTGCTGCCATCCTGATCGCGCAGGGCGCCTGGGATGCCGGCAAGATGGTCAACGTCGAAGAGCTGGACCCCAAGCCGTTCATCAATCTGCTGAACGAAATGGGCCTGCCCACCCGCATCAAGGATGAGCAGGGCGATCGCGCTCTGAGTTTCTGA
- a CDS encoding carboxynorspermidine decarboxylase, translated as MIKTPYYLIDKSKLERNMEKIAYVREHSGAKALLALKCFATWSVFDFMSQYMDGTTSSSLNEVKLGKIKFPGETHAYSVAYADDEIDEVLAHSDKIIFNSISQLTRFREASANTVRGLRLNPGVSSSDFLIADPARPFSRLGEWDAAKIEAVLPLISGFMIHNNCENGDFGLFDQMLGQIEERFGHLLEQVSWVSLGGGIHFTGEGYPLDRFCARLKAFSERYGVQVYLEPGEAAITLSTSLEVTVLDTLYNGKQLAVVDSSIEAHMLDLLIYRQEAKMEPCDGPHQYMVCGKSCLAGDIFGEFNFDSELKIGDRLSFIDAAGYTMVKKNWFNGVNMPAIAIKELDGSVKLVREFGFQDYLDSLS; from the coding sequence TTGATCAAGACGCCGTACTATCTCATCGACAAGAGCAAGCTTGAGCGCAACATGGAGAAGATCGCTTACGTGCGTGAACACTCCGGAGCCAAGGCGCTGCTCGCACTCAAGTGCTTTGCTACCTGGTCCGTGTTCGACTTCATGAGTCAGTACATGGACGGCACCACCTCTTCCTCCCTGAACGAAGTCAAGCTTGGCAAGATCAAGTTTCCGGGGGAGACCCATGCCTACAGTGTGGCCTATGCCGATGACGAGATCGACGAAGTCCTGGCGCACTCGGACAAGATTATCTTCAACTCCATCAGCCAGCTGACCCGCTTTCGTGAGGCGTCTGCCAACACGGTGCGTGGTTTGCGTCTGAACCCCGGCGTCAGCAGCTCGGACTTTCTGATTGCTGACCCGGCGCGCCCATTCAGCCGTCTAGGCGAGTGGGATGCTGCCAAGATTGAGGCGGTATTGCCGCTGATTTCCGGCTTTATGATCCACAACAACTGCGAGAACGGCGACTTTGGGCTGTTTGACCAGATGCTCGGACAGATCGAAGAGCGTTTCGGCCACCTGCTTGAACAGGTGAGCTGGGTCAGTCTGGGCGGCGGTATCCACTTTACCGGCGAGGGTTACCCGCTGGATCGTTTCTGCGCCCGCCTCAAGGCATTCTCCGAGCGCTACGGCGTTCAGGTTTACCTGGAGCCCGGCGAGGCCGCCATTACCCTGAGCACTTCCCTCGAAGTGACTGTGCTCGACACCCTCTATAACGGCAAGCAGCTGGCCGTGGTCGACAGTTCGATCGAAGCGCATATGCTCGATCTGCTGATCTACCGTCAGGAGGCCAAGATGGAGCCCTGCGATGGCCCGCACCAGTACATGGTGTGTGGCAAGTCGTGCCTGGCTGGCGACATCTTCGGCGAATTCAATTTTGACAGCGAGCTGAAGATCGGCGACCGCCTGTCCTTTATTGATGCGGCCGGTTACACCATGGTCAAGAAGAACTGGTTCAACGGCGTGAACATGCCCGCCATTGCGATCAAGGAACTTGATGGGTCGGTGAAACTGGTGCGCGAGTTCGGATTCCAGGATTACCTGGACAGCCTCTCCTGA